Within the Medicago truncatula cultivar Jemalong A17 chromosome 4, MtrunA17r5.0-ANR, whole genome shotgun sequence genome, the region ACAATGTTGGACCAAACTATATGCTACCAAAATTCTTATTTTGACCATTCAAAAAGACAAATTATATCTTCAACTCATCAAGATAGCATCTAAATTACATCATAATGATTGTTAACTATTTAAGACCCTCTACCTATTAGGTATCCTCAATCGGGAGAATCTTCTTCAGGGTCTTATACTTCTTCAGGGTCTTATAAGACCCGGGGTCTTACTTAAGACCCCTACTTTTAAGGGGGACCCGcactcttttaatattaaaaaattgaaatataatgatatataaTTATTGATAGTGGATTAGTGGGTCCCATTTAAGAACTTTGTGTGAGATCTGGGTTGGAGTGATTGAATGCTTATTAggtactactattaaaaaattataaatgagtgacGTGTGCACGTGGGACCCATTTAAGAACCCAAAAATGGGTGTCTCCGTTGTGGATGCATCTAATCCATCCAATTTAACATGatctttttaagtttttatctGATTGTGACCTCATTGTAGTCATCAAGGGTCTAATTGGTGGTGATGAGTGGTTAAACGTTCTTTGTAATATATTCAATGATTCTATACACAAATTTGTAACAAAAGTGGACAAGAATAAAAACTGGCTCAATAGTGTAAACGTAAAAGACTAACTGATAcggaaaaaaaagataaatgacatatataaaactttaaattaagttaaatgaCTCCTAACGTAGTTTCGCCAAAAATATAGTAACATGAGATATCTGCAATGCCAGAAACGGAACTTGGTTAGCAAGTTCTTTCCTCACAACTTACAGCCACTCAAGGTCATTATGCCAGCTTAAATGATATGGCTTGTTtgcttaaattatttattttcataaaatgtgTATTTGATCCATGGAAACATGGTTTGCCAACTGGAGTTACCAAAGCTTCCTTTGTTTATTTGAACTTAACTACACTGAGCTAATAGTATTTACTATGGCTATGCTCAAACCAACTCTATTTAGcagtttaacttattttaatgcACAGCATTAACATTTGTGAATGAATGCATGAGGAAACAGACAGATACACACAAATAGACAAGGAGAGAgcagagagagaaagggaagagAGATTACAGCAATTGCAGAGGCTCCCAGCCCCGCCCGTTCCCTAGGGTCCTTCCGATAATGATTCCCAAAATAGAGAATTGTTGCATAGAACCACATAGGAGGGCAAATAAATCCAAAAAGAAATCTGcaatttaacaaatataagaAATCTGCAATTCAACAATCATAGCAGCGAGGAAATGGAGAAggtaatttaattaaattacttACGAGAACCATCCAATTCCGCATCCAAAGCATGGGAGGGGCTTATCATAAAGTCCTGATTGGAAGTCCTCTGGATCTCTAACTAAGGCATACTTTCCCTTTCCGTGAGCCATTGGATCTCCTGCTTGTCCTGCCACATAAAGCGCAAGTATTTATTTGAAGGGTGTGAACACAGAATTCATTGAAATTTAAGCAAGAAacattttgtaagaaaaataaaattggatttgTATTCCAGTATTTAATGAATCTATTCTGCACATTATCTCTAAACTAGGAGCTGCTAAGGCATAATTCATTAGCATATTACTCACAGTACGTAATAGAGCAAGttctttaaatttttgtaaGACAATACCCTAAGATCAAACTCAAaaagcttcttaaaaaaaaagatcaaactcAAAAGACAAAGGGGGAATGGATTCATCTATATCAATATAATGGAAGTCGGCATTAAGCGCCACTGTAAATGACTTGCAGAACATCGAAAATTTCTTTCATCAATTATACAAAGAAGAGCTTGATCTTTATGACGCAACAATTACAAAGGAAAATTGAGCACGCAACACACTCAAGGAATagactataagagaaactattaggaaagatttAGAGGAGCTTGATCTTTATGATGCAACAATTACATGTTATATGATTTCCCAATTCAAATCCTAATCTATAATTCTAATCCTAATAGTGAATATTAGGATTTGGTTGTTTGATTCTAACACTCCCCCTCAAAATAAAGCTTACTAAGTTTTAAGTTTGTTACATCGTGTGGATATAATGTAGAGAAAATACAAACAACAAGGCCGTAGCTTCAGCCGTAAACGGTAGCATGACTAGAGGTCACACTATAGCAAAGACAATTGGGCTCACTGGATGATTTCAAAGGTGACTACTGACTGGTGGTTTTGAAAAATGGGTCTCTCTAGAGAAAGTGCAGCTGGTTGAATCAAATTTTCCTGGATGCAAAGAGAAACCCACTGACGTGAAAGAGAAGCAAGGGATGATGAAGCACAATGGATGTGCACAGTAGGACAGAAGTAGGACAAAAACGTTGACCGGATGAAAAGAGATAATAAGAGGTCACAGCAGAACCAAACCATGGCAGATCCTtgtagaggagagagaaaattcatcaaaaaaggTCAAAGAAAAATCGTCCAGTAGCTGCAGTGGCAGCAGTAGGTGCCCAGGTGGAAGTTGTGCTCGGCAGAGGCGAAAACCAATGAtataattgtaaattgataTGATTTGCTAATTCAAATCCTAATCTATGATTCTAATCTGTATAATAAATACTAGGATTGATAAGGCGACTTGGTGATTTGGGTGAGGAACATAGAAACTAGAGTGATAAAGAGGCCAAAGGTTCACCTTCCTCCACTAACAAAATAAGAACTGATGACTAACAtgcgtcatttaaaaataaaataggtaaTGAATACTTAAGTAGAAAAATCATTTGACATATGACTCCTATTGTTACCTCTTGAATTACTCCGAGCAAAGGGCCttaaaagatcaaaattctTAACAGAAATGGATCTTGCCGATTCCACGCCCTTTCTTAAATCAACATTCTCTTCCACCCTACCATCTGCAACAGCAAAGGAAATTCCATTTGAAAATGCTTATTGGAGATGGACCTCGCTAACTCCACATTTTTTTCTCAGTCAACCAATCCAAACAATGATAAACTAGACCATAAACTTGAAAGCTTGGAGACCAGACCAGTATGGCGATACATATCACTTGAATAAATTATAGTGTTGGCATACATTATAATTTACAAAGATTTCATTATCAGTGACAGAACAAATACACAATTCCTTAATTCATATTGGTGAATGTACAATATTGTCTGATGACCGAATACATTTCCTCCTTCCATTTGTAACTTATTAAGTGGAGGAATAATTATCACAGTCTGGCCATTAGGaacatattatattatgaaaCACTCGCATGGTTTTGATGGTTTGTTTATAGCTTTCTAAATGCTAACAATAGCTCGAATTTCTTTATTCAAACAGAATTTTTAGAACCTTAAAACCTAGTAGCTCAATGATACAAACAATGATAAACGTAAAAGCATGAAGACCAAATGATGTTCAACATTTAAATTTCCCCGGCATCTCACACCAGTGCTAAAACACATATTTTTTACTAATGCATCCCACAAGTGCATGACCTAGTTATCATAACTTATCTCAGAATGTGTGacacaaaagaaaaatcacGGCAAGGTGTTGAACATATTGAAAAGAAGAGACTGATAATTACAATCTATAAATAAGCACATGCAA harbors:
- the LOC25494202 gene encoding uncharacterized protein, which encodes MDKDGRVEENVDLRKGVESARSISVKNFDLLRPFARSNSRGQAGDPMAHGKGKYALVRDPEDFQSGLYDKPLPCFGCGIGWFSFLFGFICPPMWFYATILYFGNHYRKDPRERAGLGASAIAALVCSVGMLIFAAILLLKKSSSLYF